Proteins from a genomic interval of Thermodesulfobacteriota bacterium:
- a CDS encoding GNA1162 family protein: MKARFLNILGILLIFTVSGCVSTKTTQIAPQISELFKGKYKVSDYMEGHQPKTVAVLPFVNKTKSDEAFEIVRKSFYNHFSSLPYVDRELYKVDELLKKAGVDTPEKVAQSDSKKLGDILNTDAVIYGEITHYDRIFAGVYSQIAVGAHVRMVDVKTNNLLWEAENVTRKHQGGISTTPVGLILTAISAAMNVRQIELLRAGDDLFRDMIKTLPAPTIAESLRPPIITILVQDTAGLPKKVGDTIKVAMEGDSKKQASFDIGDFKKGIAMREVEPGSYVGIYQVMPKDNVTDAVITGYLSDDAGNTAKWIDVLGTVTIDTEPPAIPKELSSFGRDGLVSLKWDKNTEHDLARYKVYRSTSPLSGYTEVVSTEFTEFQDKGIQNLTTYYYKLAALDKTGNESKMSEYITGVPVSPGPTPVRGNISQDTIWYAGASPYIVEDQITVMDKATLTVEPGTIVKSRGPSIHIYGKLSAKGKQNGMITFEGMDKNRWDGIVFQKTKEKESAVEYTQIRGAVTGITLFSSSPKISNNDISKNDTGLSISDPFSAPEIKNNVISENKGTGVLALAGANPVLERNEIKHNGKEGIVSENSSPIISHNTISNNGTYGIKAFLSSPKVIENNIHDNGKFEFYNSDPKGEAINANNNWWGSRDISKIVSGISGKVDYRTSLDAPYPDGKPFELSILKGPLSGSITKDSYLTVANSPYVIEGKLVIDNGATLTVEQGVTLKYNSGDISIIVKNGAINAKGTKEEMITFTSNSSSPSAGDYGSAIKFEEKTTLSSFFKYCIFEYAAIAFVIRYGTPDITYSLITNNSQSGINIMNDSAPKIFYNTISNNTGTGGIVSMGMSKPKINNNNIIDNPFAIQSSSSIFIDARKNWWGSSPPNESLFLGNVNYKPWLNETEKEAFSGRQK, encoded by the coding sequence ATGAAGGCAAGATTCTTAAACATCCTGGGCATTTTGTTGATCTTTACCGTCTCTGGTTGTGTATCCACCAAAACTACCCAGATCGCCCCTCAGATTAGCGAGCTTTTTAAAGGAAAGTACAAAGTAAGCGATTACATGGAAGGACATCAGCCAAAAACAGTAGCTGTCCTGCCTTTTGTAAATAAGACCAAAAGCGATGAGGCATTTGAGATAGTGAGAAAGAGCTTCTACAACCACTTCAGTTCCCTGCCTTATGTTGATAGAGAACTGTATAAGGTTGATGAGCTATTAAAGAAGGCAGGCGTGGATACCCCTGAGAAAGTAGCCCAGAGTGACAGTAAAAAGCTTGGGGACATATTAAATACTGATGCTGTCATCTATGGAGAGATAACCCACTATGACAGGATCTTTGCCGGAGTTTATTCCCAGATAGCTGTAGGAGCTCATGTGCGGATGGTCGACGTAAAGACAAACAATCTCCTCTGGGAAGCCGAAAATGTTACCAGAAAACACCAGGGAGGAATATCCACCACCCCTGTGGGACTGATCTTGACGGCTATTTCTGCTGCTATGAATGTTCGACAAATCGAACTGCTTCGAGCAGGAGATGACCTTTTCAGGGACATGATAAAGACCCTCCCTGCACCGACCATCGCAGAGTCATTGAGACCTCCGATAATAACTATATTGGTTCAGGATACCGCAGGTCTTCCTAAAAAAGTTGGAGATACTATAAAGGTTGCCATGGAAGGAGATTCTAAGAAACAGGCATCGTTTGACATAGGGGATTTCAAAAAAGGGATAGCTATGAGGGAGGTAGAACCCGGCAGCTATGTAGGAATCTATCAGGTGATGCCTAAGGATAATGTCACTGATGCTGTAATAACCGGTTACTTATCCGATGATGCAGGAAATACAGCCAAATGGATAGATGTATTAGGTACGGTAACCATTGATACGGAACCCCCGGCAATACCAAAGGAGCTTTCATCCTTTGGAAGGGATGGGTTGGTTAGCCTGAAATGGGATAAGAATACTGAACACGACCTTGCCAGGTATAAGGTGTACAGGAGCACATCCCCGTTAAGCGGCTATACAGAAGTTGTATCTACTGAATTTACAGAATTTCAGGACAAGGGTATTCAAAATCTCACGACTTACTACTACAAACTCGCTGCCTTGGACAAGACCGGTAATGAAAGCAAGATGTCAGAATATATAACAGGGGTACCGGTAAGCCCCGGGCCCACACCGGTTAGGGGAAACATTTCCCAGGATACAATATGGTATGCTGGTGCGAGCCCTTATATAGTCGAGGATCAAATCACGGTTATGGATAAGGCAACCTTAACCGTTGAACCCGGGACCATTGTAAAGTCCAGGGGTCCAAGCATCCATATCTATGGAAAGCTCAGTGCCAAGGGTAAACAAAACGGTATGATTACCTTTGAGGGGATGGACAAGAATCGTTGGGACGGAATTGTCTTTCAGAAGACCAAGGAAAAAGAGAGTGCTGTTGAATATACACAGATCAGGGGGGCAGTTACAGGGATAACCCTCTTCTCATCCTCACCGAAAATATCCAATAATGACATCTCTAAAAACGATACCGGTTTGAGTATAAGCGACCCGTTTTCTGCACCAGAGATCAAAAACAACGTAATTTCAGAAAACAAGGGGACGGGCGTCCTGGCCTTGGCAGGTGCAAATCCTGTATTGGAAAGGAATGAAATAAAACACAATGGAAAGGAAGGCATTGTCTCTGAAAACTCTTCACCTATCATCTCCCATAACACCATTTCAAACAACGGAACCTACGGAATAAAGGCTTTTTTATCATCTCCAAAGGTTATAGAGAACAATATACACGATAACGGGAAGTTTGAGTTCTACAATTCAGACCCCAAAGGTGAGGCCATAAATGCCAATAATAACTGGTGGGGAAGCCGTGATATATCAAAGATAGTATCCGGCATCTCAGGAAAAGTGGACTACAGGACATCCCTGGATGCCCCATATCCAGATGGCAAGCCCTTTGAGTTATCAATACTAAAAGGGCCTTTGAGTGGCAGCATAACCAAGGACTCATACCTGACAGTTGCCAACAGTCCCTATGTCATTGAGGGTAAACTCGTTATAGACAATGGTGCTACCTTAACGGTTGAACAAGGTGTTACCCTTAAATACAACAGCGGTGATATAAGCATAATAGTTAAAAATGGAGCTATAAATGCCAAAGGCACCAAAGAGGAGATGATTACCTTTACCTCCAACAGTTCCTCACCCTCTGCAGGTGATTATGGCAGTGCAATAAAATTTGAAGAAAAGACAACACTTTCCAGCTTTTTCAAATATTGTATCTTTGAGTATGCAGCCATTGCCTTTGTAATCCGTTATGGGACGCCGGATATAACTTACAGCCTGATTACAAATAATTCCCAAAGCGGGATAAATATAATGAACGACTCTGCCCCCAAGATATTTTACAATACCATATCCAACAATACGGGTACCGGTGGGATTGTGTCCATGGGCATGTCAAAGCCAAAAATAAACAACAACAACATTATTGACAATCCATTTGCAATCCAGAGTTCTTCTAGCATCTTTATAGATGCAAGAAAAAACTGGTGGGGGTCATCTCCACCGAATGAATCGTTGTTTTTAGGCAATGTTAACTATAAACCATGGTTGAATGAGACCGAAAAAGAGGCATTCTCCGGGAGGCAAAAATGA
- a CDS encoding LPP20 family lipoprotein — protein sequence MKRITAFLIPFFIILFCSNIFGGDVELIEPLGTNGSINWTSGIIIAKGSGAPSPDAQNPAQGRILAKRAAISDARRNLLETLEGVRVASTTVVKEYMVENDVIKTRVQGIIKGSKVTDTKYMSDGSVEVTVSMSIKGDLLSLFLKPVEKKAMAPVKVIKGDIPKPEAVPEKPVAEPVPDVKEPSESKAAKTEEPKAEEPKAEEPPPLKLPDYTGLVVDARALKLKPALIPRILELSGKELYHTNVASQEGAAENGVALYSRDLTAAQTNPRVADNPVTLKPVSVSDKSPSDIVMSDKDAEILKAIIKQKGFLNQCRVMIVID from the coding sequence ATGAAAAGAATAACTGCTTTTTTGATTCCATTTTTCATAATTTTATTTTGCAGTAATATCTTCGGAGGCGATGTTGAACTCATAGAACCCCTTGGAACCAATGGCAGTATAAACTGGACATCCGGTATTATCATTGCAAAGGGTAGTGGTGCCCCATCTCCAGATGCGCAGAATCCTGCTCAGGGGAGGATATTGGCCAAGAGGGCTGCTATATCTGACGCGAGAAGAAATCTTCTGGAAACATTGGAAGGGGTGAGAGTTGCTTCTACTACTGTTGTAAAAGAATATATGGTAGAAAATGATGTTATAAAAACAAGGGTGCAAGGTATCATAAAAGGGTCAAAGGTTACAGATACAAAGTATATGTCTGATGGATCAGTGGAAGTTACAGTCAGTATGAGTATCAAAGGGGATTTGTTAAGCCTGTTTTTAAAGCCGGTAGAGAAGAAGGCAATGGCACCGGTAAAGGTCATAAAGGGGGATATTCCTAAACCGGAAGCAGTGCCTGAGAAACCAGTTGCTGAACCTGTCCCTGATGTTAAAGAGCCATCTGAATCTAAAGCAGCTAAGACAGAGGAACCAAAAGCAGAAGAGCCAAAAGCAGAAGAACCCCCCCCTTTAAAGTTGCCGGATTATACCGGGCTTGTTGTAGACGCCAGAGCATTAAAGCTGAAGCCTGCGCTAATCCCCAGAATTCTTGAATTATCAGGGAAAGAGCTTTACCATACCAATGTGGCATCCCAGGAGGGAGCTGCTGAAAATGGAGTGGCTTTGTACTCAAGGGACCTGACTGCTGCCCAGACCAATCCAAGGGTTGCAGATAATCCTGTTACCCTGAAGCCAGTAAGTGTAAGCGATAAAAGCCCCTCTGACATAGTGATGAGTGACAAGGATGCAGAAATACTGAAGGCTATAATCAAGCAGAAGGGCTTCTTAAACCAATGCAGGGTGATGATTGTAATTGATTAA
- a CDS encoding LptE family protein, whose product MQRLCIYSVLIAILIISFSACGYHFTGKRGTVTRDVKTIAVPFFANKTFEPGIESLFTDALIEEFLKRGNVDVSKGDNPDATVIGTIKSFKESPVSFDRNDRTLEYRATVTLDISLKRNNDGMIIWKSSDLSGYHEYTVSSNTATTYNNKIGAIKKIAEDMAEEIHNMIFEDF is encoded by the coding sequence ATGCAAAGGCTTTGTATATACAGCGTATTAATTGCAATATTGATAATATCCTTCTCTGCATGTGGATACCATTTTACCGGAAAAAGAGGAACGGTAACCCGGGATGTCAAGACAATAGCCGTTCCATTCTTTGCCAATAAGACTTTTGAACCTGGGATTGAAAGCCTTTTTACAGATGCCCTTATCGAAGAGTTTTTAAAAAGGGGGAATGTGGATGTTTCAAAAGGAGACAACCCTGATGCAACTGTAATCGGAACAATCAAATCGTTTAAAGAGTCTCCCGTATCTTTTGACAGAAACGACAGGACATTGGAATACAGGGCAACCGTCACGTTGGATATATCCCTGAAGAGAAACAATGATGGGATGATCATATGGAAATCCTCAGATCTCTCAGGTTACCATGAGTATACAGTTTCATCAAACACAGCCACTACCTATAACAATAAGATAGGGGCAATAAAAAAGATAGCAGAAGATATGGCAGAGGAGATCCACAATATGATCTTCGAAGATTTTTAG
- the holA gene encoding DNA polymerase III subunit delta, protein MLPTITPHELTRHLEKEEVLPVYYLYGDETYLIEEAIRSIEERIVLSGFKDFNYEIFYGSETGAPEIINAAQTMPVISEKRLIVVKDANQLSAKDLEQLTSYISDPSPFACLVFIGEKVNPKAKFFINLSRFGTIAQLNHPKDRELPYWIQRLANRFCKKISKDAIAFLIELVGNNLQQIYNETEKVSIFIGEKKTIEVEDLEAVVTNLKVESIFTLIDSVGNKDREKALNILMKILASGEDHLKILGMIIRQFRLILKAKEMLQKGLTPPDVGERLGIRKFFLKGFFKQADQFSFDELKRAFDHFLSTDLALKSSRVAKRLILERLILDLTKVE, encoded by the coding sequence ATGCTTCCAACCATAACCCCACATGAACTCACCAGACATCTGGAAAAAGAAGAAGTCCTCCCAGTCTATTATCTTTATGGTGATGAAACATACCTGATTGAAGAGGCTATCAGAAGTATCGAAGAAAGAATTGTCCTCTCCGGTTTTAAAGACTTCAATTACGAAATATTTTATGGCAGTGAAACTGGAGCACCGGAGATCATTAATGCTGCCCAGACTATGCCGGTAATATCAGAAAAGAGGCTTATTGTTGTCAAAGATGCTAATCAATTATCAGCAAAAGATTTGGAGCAGCTTACATCCTATATCTCTGATCCGTCTCCTTTTGCATGTCTGGTTTTCATTGGTGAAAAGGTAAATCCTAAAGCGAAGTTCTTCATTAATCTTTCCAGGTTTGGCACTATTGCCCAATTAAACCATCCCAAAGATAGAGAATTACCCTATTGGATTCAAAGATTGGCTAACAGGTTCTGTAAGAAGATCAGTAAAGATGCAATAGCTTTTTTGATAGAGTTAGTCGGCAATAACCTCCAGCAGATATACAATGAAACAGAAAAGGTCTCTATATTTATAGGGGAAAAAAAGACAATAGAAGTAGAAGATCTGGAGGCAGTGGTTACGAATCTTAAGGTAGAAAGTATTTTTACTCTGATAGACTCCGTGGGAAATAAGGATAGAGAAAAAGCGTTAAATATACTCATGAAGATTCTGGCTTCAGGGGAAGATCACTTGAAGATTCTGGGGATGATAATACGTCAATTTCGTCTAATATTAAAGGCAAAGGAGATGCTGCAGAAGGGTTTAACACCTCCTGATGTAGGTGAGAGATTGGGGATCAGGAAATTTTTCCTCAAAGGATTCTTCAAGCAGGCAGATCAATTTTCCTTTGATGAATTGAAGAGGGCATTTGATCATTTTCTCAGTACCGATCTGGCTCTTAAATCCAGCAGAGTTGCCAAGAGATTGATATTGGAAAGGTTGATACTGGATCTTACAAAAGTAGAATGA
- a CDS encoding radical SAM protein produces MLIHNSKLAELSFEMGPIRPPSEGGSYSLLIRVTRNCPWNHCAFCYGRPYNHEKFKKRSVDDVKADIDMVSAICDEIKKLSRNLGYAGDINNAVGAVLIRSMPQLNNNHSFVNVFNWLYSEARTVFLQDADSPVIPTPQLVEIIVYLKEKFSTLNRITSYARAKTIFKKKPEELEQLGKAGLSRLHIGLETGDDELLWKIKKGVTAEEHIIAGKKVVEADIELSEYIMPGLGGRAMSKQHAVNTAGVLNEINPDFIRSRPFTPLPGTPMLDEYEKNKLELLSPHEILKEMKIMVEGLDVTSRICFDHFRNPAYRTGTGGLIHLLKQDYDGYKLPEEKGAVLDIIEEGLGISEDSFLQPEYFIRLGSL; encoded by the coding sequence ATGCTGATTCATAATAGTAAACTTGCCGAACTTTCCTTTGAAATGGGTCCCATACGCCCACCAAGTGAAGGTGGAAGCTATTCCTTGCTGATAAGGGTTACGAGGAATTGCCCCTGGAATCACTGTGCCTTTTGCTATGGTAGACCATACAATCACGAGAAATTCAAGAAGCGGTCCGTAGATGATGTTAAAGCCGATATTGATATGGTGAGTGCCATCTGTGACGAGATAAAGAAGCTGTCCCGGAATTTGGGCTATGCTGGTGATATAAACAATGCAGTAGGTGCCGTCCTTATAAGAAGTATGCCCCAGCTAAACAACAATCACAGTTTTGTCAATGTATTTAACTGGCTGTATTCCGAGGCAAGGACAGTGTTTTTGCAGGATGCTGATTCCCCTGTAATTCCCACTCCCCAATTGGTTGAAATTATCGTATATTTAAAGGAGAAGTTTTCTACCCTGAACAGGATAACCTCTTATGCCAGGGCGAAGACCATTTTTAAAAAGAAACCGGAGGAGCTAGAACAACTGGGTAAAGCAGGTCTGTCGAGATTGCATATAGGATTGGAGACAGGAGACGATGAATTGTTATGGAAGATCAAGAAAGGGGTAACGGCAGAGGAACATATTATTGCAGGAAAAAAGGTTGTTGAAGCCGATATAGAGCTTTCAGAATATATAATGCCTGGACTGGGTGGAAGGGCAATGTCTAAACAGCATGCTGTGAATACTGCAGGGGTATTAAACGAGATAAATCCTGATTTCATACGATCAAGACCCTTTACCCCTTTGCCTGGGACACCCATGCTGGATGAATACGAAAAGAATAAATTGGAGCTTCTTTCTCCCCATGAGATTCTGAAAGAGATGAAAATAATGGTAGAGGGGTTAGATGTAACCAGCAGGATTTGCTTCGACCACTTCAGGAATCCCGCTTATCGGACAGGGACCGGAGGTCTTATCCATTTATTAAAACAGGACTATGATGGTTATAAACTCCCTGAGGAAAAAGGAGCTGTCCTGGATATAATCGAAGAGGGTTTAGGCATCAGTGAAGATAGTTTTTTACAACCAGAGTATTTTATTCGTCTGGGAAGCCTGTAA
- a CDS encoding acyl-CoA dehydrogenase — translation MGNLLVDERDVEFVLYEQLCVEDLCKTERYKDFTKQDFDMVIEEARKLAVNVLLPTREKGDREGCRYEDGKVTVPECFHEAFRLYKEGGWITPTEDPEIGGQGLPFTIFAPIEEHVSAANGALGGYAMLTHGAAKLIEIYGTEEQKKKYMNRMYSGEWTGTMCLTEPGAGSDVGATKTVAKKNEDGTYSITGTKSFITAGEHDLAENIIHPVLARIQGAPPGTGGISLFLIPKIRVNEDGSLGEGNDVFCSGIEHKLGINGSATTTLNFGDNGRCVGELLGGENQGMKIMFHMMNEARLSVGLQSLGQASSAYLNAVAYAKERLQGASIMSMQDPNAPQVTIINHPDVRRMLLWMKSYVEGMRAFAYYIAYCEDKEVTATDEEEREKYADYIALFTPVCKAFFSDMSFYIIKEAIQVYGGYGYCSEYPVEQLLRDNKIASLYEGTNGIQALDLVGRKMGMKKGGVLMNFLTDMNNFIEANRSNETLKGCIEGFEKAKNSLAEVSMHFGQIARGPDFIIPIINAYPYLEVFGMVALGWMLLWQATIAEKKLREIMAKEGTSDQKIIKKLISDNKDAAFYSGKIAAARFYANTVLPVVISKVRAIKSGDKSVVEIAEESFAS, via the coding sequence ATGGGAAATCTATTAGTCGACGAAAGAGACGTAGAGTTTGTATTGTACGAACAGCTATGTGTCGAGGATCTGTGTAAGACCGAAAGATATAAGGATTTTACAAAACAGGACTTTGATATGGTTATTGAGGAGGCAAGGAAACTGGCGGTAAATGTGCTTTTGCCTACAAGAGAAAAAGGAGACAGGGAAGGTTGCAGATATGAAGATGGCAAGGTAACGGTACCCGAATGTTTCCATGAGGCATTCAGGCTCTATAAAGAGGGGGGGTGGATTACCCCTACAGAGGATCCTGAGATAGGCGGGCAGGGGTTGCCTTTCACCATATTTGCGCCGATAGAAGAACACGTTAGCGCAGCAAATGGTGCACTTGGAGGGTATGCAATGCTTACCCATGGAGCTGCCAAGCTGATAGAGATCTATGGTACCGAAGAGCAGAAGAAGAAATACATGAACAGGATGTATTCCGGTGAATGGACAGGTACCATGTGCCTTACTGAACCAGGTGCGGGAAGCGATGTGGGCGCTACCAAGACAGTTGCAAAAAAGAACGAGGATGGCACGTATAGTATAACGGGCACCAAATCCTTTATCACGGCAGGGGAACACGATCTGGCGGAAAACATAATACATCCTGTTCTCGCCAGGATTCAGGGGGCACCTCCTGGAACAGGAGGGATATCCCTGTTTTTGATTCCAAAGATCAGGGTTAATGAAGATGGGAGCCTTGGTGAAGGCAATGATGTATTTTGCAGCGGTATAGAACATAAGCTTGGGATTAACGGTTCAGCAACGACTACCCTGAATTTTGGAGATAATGGCAGATGTGTCGGTGAACTTCTGGGCGGAGAGAACCAGGGCATGAAGATCATGTTCCACATGATGAACGAAGCCAGGCTGAGTGTGGGCCTTCAATCTCTTGGACAGGCAAGCTCTGCATATCTCAATGCCGTTGCCTATGCAAAAGAGAGGCTTCAGGGGGCCAGTATTATGAGTATGCAGGACCCCAACGCACCTCAGGTTACTATAATCAATCATCCGGATGTCCGAAGGATGCTTCTGTGGATGAAGAGTTATGTAGAAGGCATGAGGGCGTTCGCATACTATATCGCCTATTGTGAGGATAAGGAGGTTACAGCAACAGATGAGGAGGAAAGGGAGAAATATGCGGATTACATAGCCCTGTTCACCCCTGTATGCAAGGCATTCTTCAGTGATATGTCCTTTTATATAATAAAGGAGGCCATCCAGGTGTACGGTGGATATGGGTACTGTTCCGAATACCCGGTAGAGCAACTCCTCAGGGACAATAAGATTGCCTCTCTCTACGAAGGAACAAATGGTATTCAGGCACTGGATCTCGTGGGCAGAAAGATGGGGATGAAAAAAGGCGGCGTCTTGATGAATTTCTTGACTGACATGAATAATTTTATTGAAGCGAACAGGTCAAACGAGACACTCAAGGGGTGTATAGAGGGGTTTGAAAAGGCAAAGAATTCACTGGCAGAAGTCAGCATGCACTTTGGTCAGATTGCCAGGGGACCGGATTTCATCATACCCATTATCAACGCGTACCCATATCTGGAAGTCTTTGGCATGGTTGCCCTTGGATGGATGCTCCTCTGGCAGGCAACTATAGCAGAAAAGAAACTCAGGGAGATTATGGCAAAGGAAGGAACTTCGGACCAGAAGATTATAAAAAAACTCATATCAGACAACAAAGATGCCGCCTTTTATAGCGGCAAGATTGCTGCTGCCAGGTTCTACGCCAATACGGTTCTTCCTGTGGTGATCAGTAAGGTCAGGGCGATAAAATCGGGGGATAAGAGCGTAGTCGAGATAGCTGAGGAGTCGTTTGCATCGTAG
- a CDS encoding 2-hydroxyacyl-CoA dehydratase family protein gives MMIKDFQERYAKRHELAREWKKDGKKIFGYFCGYAPEELIDAAGIIPVRILGSLDKVSLADSHLQSFICAFARSCLDQGLKGTYDYLDGMVTSKTCDIMRNMPGIWSRNIEVPFVGYIGAPAKRTKAARECLIEEYKILRSRLDEFIGKQIDDDSINRSIETYNESRKLLKELYEIRGEDNPPLSGSDFYHVVRAGFVTPKEEYNKMLSSLKSEMTPSKSSRDGKVRFLVSGSTFEDVNMLKMIEDAGGSIVADDLCIGSRYFWDLVEPASDPVRSLADRYQMRIACPCKHPSDERMERILEEVKKHRVQGVISIVQKYCDTHLFEYPYMRDILQKNGIPLLYLETEDRLGEEGQFKTRVQAFIEMLK, from the coding sequence ATGATGATTAAGGATTTTCAAGAACGATACGCAAAACGTCACGAGCTAGCGAGAGAGTGGAAGAAAGATGGCAAAAAGATTTTCGGTTATTTCTGTGGTTATGCACCGGAAGAGTTAATAGATGCTGCCGGCATTATACCTGTCAGGATACTGGGGTCTCTGGACAAGGTTAGCCTGGCGGATTCACATCTCCAGAGCTTCATATGTGCATTTGCCAGAAGCTGCCTGGATCAGGGTTTGAAAGGTACTTATGACTATCTGGATGGAATGGTAACCTCTAAGACATGTGATATTATGAGGAATATGCCAGGAATCTGGTCAAGGAATATTGAGGTTCCTTTTGTTGGTTATATTGGTGCGCCAGCAAAGAGGACCAAAGCAGCCAGAGAATGCCTTATAGAAGAGTATAAAATTTTACGGTCAAGGTTAGATGAGTTTATCGGCAAACAGATAGATGACGATTCTATAAATCGTTCTATAGAGACATATAACGAAAGCCGGAAGCTGCTCAAGGAACTTTATGAGATAAGGGGAGAAGATAATCCCCCACTCTCCGGCAGCGATTTCTACCATGTTGTCAGAGCCGGTTTTGTAACACCGAAAGAGGAATACAATAAAATGCTTTCCTCTCTCAAGAGTGAAATGACCCCTTCCAAATCTTCCAGGGATGGGAAGGTACGTTTTCTGGTTTCTGGTTCAACCTTCGAGGATGTGAATATGCTTAAAATGATAGAAGATGCAGGTGGAAGCATTGTTGCCGATGACCTTTGCATTGGCAGCCGTTATTTCTGGGACCTTGTGGAGCCTGCTTCTGACCCTGTAAGGTCTCTGGCAGACCGTTACCAGATGAGAATAGCCTGCCCCTGCAAACATCCATCCGATGAGAGGATGGAAAGGATACTGGAAGAGGTCAAGAAACACCGGGTACAGGGAGTAATCTCTATCGTACAGAAATACTGTGATACCCATTTGTTCGAATATCCATATATGAGGGATATTCTACAGAAAAACGGCATACCCTTATTGTACTTGGAAACAGAAGACAGATTGGGTGAAGAGGGACAATTCAAAACCAGGGTTCAAGCATTTATCGAGATGTTGAAGTAG